One Desulfovibrio litoralis DSM 11393 genomic window, CGATGCAATTGTTATGGTAGGCACACTCCCCCCTTTGGCAAGAGAAATAGCAAAAAAAAATAACGTTCCTGTTGTTGAAATCCTCGAACTACTCGATAACCCTCTCGACATTAATGTTGGAATTTCTCACGAACAAGCCGGATACGCCTCTGGCGACTACCTTATCTCTTGTGGTTATAAAAACTTTAATATCATAACAGCCAAGCTTAACGTTGATATACGTGCCGCTCAACGCATAAAAGGCTTTACTCAAAGACTAGAGCAAGAAAAGTTAGCACAGCCTAAAATATACGAAATTGATGTTCGTTCTTCAATTATCTCAGGTAGAACGGGCATGCAAAAAATTATTCAAACCGGCAAACTGCCTGATGTTGTTTTTTGCACTAATGACAACACTGCTTTTGGTGTTTTGTCTGCCTGTAACGAGGCTAAGATCAGCGTTCCTGAAACAATGGGAATAATGGGCTTTAACGGTCTTGATATTGCTCTTTATTCATATCCGCAAATTACAACCACAAAAGTAGATATGTACAATATGGGAATAAAAGCGGGCGAAACAATTATTGCACGCCTAACAGAAAAAACTATCCCCTTAAAACGTATAGAAACAAACTTTTCTATAGTACCCGGGGCAACCACAAAAAACATAATAAAGTAAGGAGTATAATATGCCAGCTATTCTTGGTTGTATTGCCGACGACTTTACCGGCGGAACAGACCTCGCCAACACTTTGGTGCGTCAAGGAATGCGAACGGTACAAACCTGTGATCTACCTGCCGACGACTTAAAAATACCCGACGCAGACGCCATTATAGTTTCTTTAAAATGTCGCTCTATTGACCCCAGAGAGGCCGTAAAACAATGCCGTTCCGCATTAGCTTGGTTAAAAAAACAAGGTTGTCAATATTTTCTTTGGAAATATTGCTCAACTTTTGACTCAACCCCAAAAGGGAATATAGGGCCGGTAGCAGAAGCATTATTAAATGACTTAGGAGCTGATTATACTATTGTTTGTCCCGCCTTCCCTTTAAACGGACGTACCATATATAAAGGACAACTTTTTGTCGGCGATCTTCCTTTATCCGAAAGCAGTATGAGAAATCACCCTGTTACACCAATGAGAGATTCAAACTTGATTCGACTTTTAGAGCCACAAGTTACGGAAAAAGTCGGACTAATCACTTGGGAAACAATAAGACAAGGTGCTGATGCCATCAATAAAGCATTAACACAACTCAGCTCAAACAAAGTACGCTATATTGTTACTGACGCTCTTGAGGATAAAGACCTTATTACCTTAGCCGAAGCCTGTTCAAAATTATCTTTGATCACAGGCGGAAGCGGAATTGCACTCGGCTTACCTGAAATGTATCGCAAGCAAGGGTTGCTCAAAACTTACAATACTCCCGTCTCGCTTCCAAAAATCACAGGCGGAACTGTTATTTTATCAGGGAGTTGCTCAGAAGCAACAAGAGGACAACTTGCACGCCTTGCAGCTAAAAATGAAGAAAATTCAGATACATCAAAAGCCCCTGCTTACCCAATGTTCCAACTTGACCCTTTAAAAATATCCACAAACCCAAACTTTATAAAACAAGCCGCACAATGGGCAAAAGAACAGCTTTTAAATAATCGTATACCCGTACTTTATGCCAGTGATGCACCGGAAGCAGTCGCAGCCGTTCAAAAAGCTTTAGGACAAGAAGCCTCGGGAGCTTTAATAGAAAACGCTTTAGGCGAACTTGCAACCGATTTATATCAAGCCGGTGCGACTCACTTTATTGTCGCAGGCGGTGAAAGTTCGGGTGCGGTTGTTAAAGCCTTAAAAGTTCCTGCCTTACAAATAGGTCAACAAATAGCCCCGGGAGTTCCTTGGACGGTTAGCGTAGACACAGCAGGCAAACAAATCGCCATAACCTTAAAATCAGGTAACTTCGGCGGAATTGACTTTTTTGAACAAGCCGTTGCCCTTCAACCTTAAGTAAAATTTTAAATAAATCACTTCTAACAACTTAATATATATTAATTAATTAAAAAGTTTAAGAGGCTTTTATGCAAAGTGAAAATGAAATAAGAAACAAAATGGTTCAAACAGGTCGTTCTTTCTTTGAACGAGGTTTATCAGGCGGTTCATCGGGTAATATGAGTGCCTTATTACCTGACGGTTGTCTCTTGGTAACCCCGACGGGTTCCTCTTTGGGCGGCTTGATTCCCGAGCGTTTAAGCAAAATTTCTCCAAACGGAGAACATATCTCAGGTGATAAACCCACAAAAGAAGTGTTTATGCATCAAGCCTGTTATGCCTCAAGACCAGACTGTAAGGCCGTTGTACACCTACACTCTCCTTATGCTGTTGCCATATCATGCTTGGCAGACTTACAACCTGATGACTGCTTACCGGCAATAACTCCATATTTTGTAATGCGAATAGGTTCTTTGCCTCTTGCTCCTTATATCAAACCGGGAAGCGAGGTTATCGGAGAACAAATCAGAACACTTTTACCCGGGCGAGTTGCGGTTTTACTAGCCAATCACGGACCTGTCGTAACCGGAAAAAGTTTAGATGATGCCGCCAACAACAGTGAAGAGTTGGAAGACAGTTGTCGCCTCTTTCTTATGTTAAAAGGACACAAAGTACGTCTTTTAACAGAAGAAGAACGCTTGGCTCTTATCAACAAAAACTAGTTCAAACTATTAAATATAACAAAATATCCGGAGCATATAATGCCTAAATTTGCCGCCAATTTAACCATGATGTTTAATGAATATAAGTTTGAAGATCGCTTTTCCGCCGCTGCGGATGCCGGTTTTAAAGCCGTTGAATATCTTTTCCCTTATGATTTTGAACCTGATTTTTTAGCCAAACAACTAGAAAAAAATAATTTGACCCAAGCTCTTTTTAATCTTTATCCCGGTAATTGGGAAAAAGGTGAACGTGGTTTGGCTTGTCTTCCGGGGCGTGAAGATGAGTTTATTAAAAGTGTCGAAAAAGCCATACCTTACGCCAAAGCTTTTTCTTGCCAACGCTTGCACGCAATGGCAGGGTTAACTCCGCAAGGTATTGAAAAAGCAACTTTACTGAAAACATACAAAGAAAATATCGCTCAAGCTGCCAACTTGTTAAAACCACACGGAATTACGCTCTGTCTTGAACCGATAAATCAACGCAGTATGCCGGGATATTTTTTAAATAAGCAAGGTGATGCGGTTGAAATAATTAAAGAGCTCAACACAGAACACGGAACAGATAATGTTAAATTACAATTTGACTGTTTTCATTGTCAAATGGAAGAAGGTGCTGTTTCTTTAAAATTGCGAGAGTTCTTTCCTTATACCGCCCACTATCAAATAGCCGGAGTACCCGAACGCCACGAACCAAACACGGGCGAACTTAATTATGCATATATTTTTAACCTGATAGATGAACTCGGTTATCAAGGCTATATTGGTTGTGAATATATTCCTCTAGCAAAAACCGTTGACGGACTTTCTTGGTTTACCGCTCTTTAATTAGGAAACTTAACTTATAAAATAATTTTAATGTTAACTTAATAATCGGCATAAAAGATCAAACAATCTAAAAGGAGGCATGAAAAATGTCTAAACAATGTTACGGGGTCGTCGGTCTTGGTGCCATGGGCATGGGCATGGCACAATCAATGGTAAAAGAAGGGTTAGAGACTTGGGGTTGCGACCTTAACCCCAAGGCACTGGAAACATTTAAAGCAGCAGGCGGAAAAGTTGCAAAAGATGTTCATGAGCTGGTAAGTAAGGCAGATGTTATTTTTTTGGTTGTTGTTAACGCCGAACAAGTTGAAGCCGTCTTATTTACTTCGGGTGCTTTTGAAAAAATTAAAGCCGGTGCTGTAGTAATCGTTTGTAGCACAGTCAAACCTGAATACGCCGAAAGCGTAGGGGAAAGATTGGCAAAACGCAATATTTTAATGCTTGATGCTCCTATTTCTGGCGGTGCCGTAAAAGCCTCTCAAGGACAAATCACGGTTATGGCTTCAGGTCCGCAAGAAGCTTTTGATAAAGCACAAAAAGGCTTAGATGCTGTTGCTGCAAAAGTTTATTGTTTAGGAAAAGAAGCGGGAAAAGGCTCGGGCATGAAAGTTGTAAACCAACTCCTCGCCGGAGTACATATTGCCGCCGCCGCCGAAGCCTTAGCTTTTGGTATACGAATGGGGCTTGATCCTGAGAAAGTATATGAAGTTATTACCAACGCCGCCGGTAATTCATGGATGTTCGAAAACAGAGTTCCGCATATTCTTGCAAACGATTATACTCCGCTCAGTGCTGTTGATATTTTTGTTAAAGATTTAAACATAGTACTTGATACAGCCAGAAAAGTAAGTTTTCCTGCTCCGCTATCAGCCGCCGCACATCAACAATTTATACATGCCAGCGGTGCCGGATTTGGAAGAGAAGACGATTCTGCCGTAATCAAAGTTTTCCCCGGAATTAAACTCCCCAAAGGGAAGTAAGAGAAGTAAACTATTATTGATTTGAGTTTAACATTTGGCTAAAAAAACAAGATAAAATAACCTAATACACAAATAATATAATAAAGGAGAGTCTCAATGGAGATTAGCAGTAATCAAATGGCTCTAAGCTTGACTGTTGGTATCATTACTTTAATCGTTTTGATTTTATGGACACGCATTCACGCCTTCCCTGCTCTGCTCATAGCCGCTATTTTAACAGGAATTGTTGGGGGCATGGGCTTTTTACCGGTTATGGAGTCTATTACTAAAGGTTTTGGCTCTACGCTAGGAAGTATAGGTTTAATTATTGGTCTTGGAATTATGATGGGGGAACTCTTTGAGATCTCAGGTGCGGCAAAGCGAATGGCGAAAACCTTTATCTCTTTTTTTGGAAAAGGCAGAGAAGAAATAGCTTTAGCTGTTACCGGTTTTATTGTTTCTGTTCCTATCTTTTGTGATTCCGGCTTTGTTATTTTATCTCCTTTGGCAAAAGCAATTTCTCGTCGCACGGGAAAAAGCGTAATAACTCTTGGTGTTGCTTTGGCTGCCGGTCTTGTTGTTACTCACCACTTAGTACCGCCAACCCCTGGTCCTGTTGCCGCCGCAAATAACTTTGGGGTTTCTATCGGTGTTATGTTAATCTGGGGTGTGTTGCTGGCAATTCCCGTAACAATATCCGCTGTACTCTATGCACGTTATATCGGAAATAAAATTTTTAGATTACCGGCTCTTGACGGAGAAGGTTATGTTAATCAACCATATCCTGTCGGTGCTGGTGGAAAATGGCTTGAAGAAAGAGACGATGACGCAACTTTACCTTCAGCATTTATGTCTTTTCTTCCTATTTTAGCTCCGGTTGGTTTAATTGTTGCGGGAACTCTTGCCAAAATGTTCGGCTTGCAAGGCGTACTTGGTACAACAATACAAGGTTTCGGCCACCCCGTTGTGGCTGTTGGAATAGGCTTATTAATCGCTATTTACGGCTTAACTCCCGGGCGTTTTTCTCGTGATGAAGTTGTTGATGCAATGGATAAGTCTGTGCGTCAAGCAGGGATTATTCTTTTTGTTACCGGTGCCGGTGGTGCGTTAGGTGCCGTATTACGTGATAGCGGAGCGGCTAAGAGTGTTGCGGAAGCTATTGCTACTTTAAACTTATTGCCTATTCTTCTGCCTTTAATTATTGCAACGATAGTACGTCTTCTTCAAGGCTCGGGGACTGTAAGTATGATTACAGCTTCTTCCATTGTTGCACCGATGGCTCCAACTTTAGAGTTAGACCCTGTTCTAGGTGCGTTGGCGTGTTGTGCCGGTTCATTATTCTTCGGATATTTTAACGACAGTTACTTCTGGGTTGTTAACCGTATACTTGGCGTTAGCAATGTCAAAGAACAAATTAAAATCTGGTCTGTTACAACAACAATTTGTTGGGCAGTAGCCAGCACAATTCTGATCATTGCCAGTTTTATTGTATAAAAACACAGTAAAACTTTAACAAAAAGCCCCCTTTAAGATATTTATAAATCTTGTTGGGGGCTTTTTATATTAACTACTTATTGACTACTAGTTTTACAACAGAATGATAAACTATTACGCTCTTTTATTAAATTTTGGTGCATATTCAGCAGCCAAACGAATAGCTTCTTCCATACTGACCGAGCTTACTTTCCCTGTTCCTGCGATATCAAAAGCCGTTCCGTGGTCGACGGAAGTACGTAAAAACGGCATACCGTTGGTTAAAGAAATCGTTCTTTCAAAATCAACCATTTTAGTCGCAATATGACCTTGGTCATGATATAAAGATAACACTAAATCATAGCGACCGATTAAACCTTGATGGAAAACAGAATCAGCCGGCACAGGACCAACAACGTTAATTCCTTTTTCTCTGGCTATTTTAACCGCCGGTTCTATTTCTTTTACTTCTTCATCGCCAAAAAGACCATGTTCTCCGCTATGAGGGTTTAAACCCGCTACAGCTATCCTTGGATTTTCTATACCCAAAATTTTTGCAGCTTCGGTACATTTTTCGATAAATTCAACCATTTTATCTTTTTTAATTAAATCACAAGCCTTTTTTAAAGAAACATGCCTTGAAAAGAAAAAGACTCTCAAATCTTTTACTTGAAACATAGTTAACGGATTATGTGTTTTTGTTAAATCTTCCAAGACTTCCGTATGTCCAATATAAGGCACGTTAGCCGCTTTAAAAGATTCTTTGTTGATAGGAGTAGTCGCAAGCACATCAAGCTCTTTAGCCAAAGCCATTTCGATTGATTTTTTAATATATTCAAAAGCGGCTTTTCCGCCCATCGCCTGAACTTTTCCAAGCTCTAACTTGTTTATGTCGATATTATTCAAGTTTATAAGATTTAAAACTCCGTCTTTAAAATCGCCCTGATTAACATTAGTAATTTCTTTAATTGTTAAGTTAATCTTAGTAATTTTCATCGCCTGTTCAAGCGTTTTTTTGTCGCCTATAACTACAGGACGAGAAATAGCGTTCACAAAAGGTTTACTTAATGCCATTACTACAATCTCAGGACCAACACCGGCAGGGTCGCCCATAGGTATTCCAACCAATGGTTTATATGTACTATTCATTTTTATTTTCTCCTTTTTTATAATAAAGCTCATTTTTTTTTGTTGGCTCATTTTCTTTGTTATTTTTTACAAACTAATTAACTATCTCTTAAACTTGAAATTATTCCGTAGAGGTTTTTGTCAATAAATATTCCATACATTTTACTAAAGTAAGGTCATCACCGATCATACCGCCTTTAGTAATAATAGGTAGCCTGTCATATTTGCCTTTTATTAACCTACCATATACGGCTAAAGGAATAATATTGTCTTTAACCTCGACCCCTTTAGCGTTTGCTTCTTGACAAAAAGCAACGGTTACATCACCGCCGGAAGTATAAACTCCACCGATTTTCCCGAAAGTTTGATCAATAATCGCGTGGGTTATTTGAGCTATTGACTTATTTATAGTCTGTGAAATTTCTTCTACGCTAGAATTTAGCTCCAAAGCTTTTTGTTTAAGGTTTAATACATCATCTTCTTCAAGCGTAGTTACTAAAACAAACATACGATAATTATCTATATCTTTTATAATTGTCTTAACGACCCTTTCTATCTCGCTGTCTTTAGTGTTTAAATCAAGTAAGCTTTCACTGTCAATTTTTTCAACTAAAACATCATAGTTCAGTCGCAACTCTTGTACCTGTCTTCTACCTAAATTAGAAACGCTACCGATTGCTGCAATAATTTTTTTTCCGGCCTGTTTACTTTCTGTGTGTCCTATAAATTCTTTAGCGTAATAATAAGTGAAAGGACCGGGATCAACTGTAACGATTTTAAGCTGAGACTGATAACAGGCTTCGGCTATTGTTTTAATATTGTGATCAGTAGACGCATCAACTATTACTATTTCCGCACCGTTTTTAACATGCTCAATTAAATCTTTTAAAACACACTCACGCCCACGCAAAACAGATTGCAAAGAAATATATGCTGTTTTTCTCTTGGTTTGAGACTCAACAATTTCACTGACCAAAGATGTATTTATAGGATTTTTAGGGTCTTTGGCGATAGCGGTCATTTCTAAGGGAATATCACCAACCATTAAAAAACCGCCTATGCTTACCCTTTGCGAAGATGGAAAGGAAGCCACAACAACAGCAATATGTTTTGGCAACTTGTCGAGCATGGCGTTAACCTCTGCTCCAATATTGCCCCTTAAAGTAGAATCTATTCTTTTATTAAAAAAGCTCACCGGTTCAGACGATAAAAAGTCAACGGCATCAGCAACTTTTTTATATGCCTCTTTTGGCTCAAGCCCTCGGCTATTGGTTGTTAACGCAATAACTTCAAAATTTTTTATCAACTCTTTATC contains:
- a CDS encoding LacI family DNA-binding transcriptional regulator, with the protein product MQDKPTNTTIKYNKKNSGRITIKDVAVDIGVSLMTVSRALHSPNLVSKKNLLRIQASIKKLGYLPNRLAGSLSGASTKQIAVLIPSISNAVFSSMLNGLTEILEPAGFQILLGNFRYNLDIAENQAIAFLGWMPDAIVMVGTLPPLAREIAKKNNVPVVEILELLDNPLDINVGISHEQAGYASGDYLISCGYKNFNIITAKLNVDIRAAQRIKGFTQRLEQEKLAQPKIYEIDVRSSIISGRTGMQKIIQTGKLPDVVFCTNDNTAFGVLSACNEAKISVPETMGIMGFNGLDIALYSYPQITTTKVDMYNMGIKAGETIIARLTEKTIPLKRIETNFSIVPGATTKNIIK
- the otnK gene encoding 3-oxo-tetronate kinase, producing the protein MPAILGCIADDFTGGTDLANTLVRQGMRTVQTCDLPADDLKIPDADAIIVSLKCRSIDPREAVKQCRSALAWLKKQGCQYFLWKYCSTFDSTPKGNIGPVAEALLNDLGADYTIVCPAFPLNGRTIYKGQLFVGDLPLSESSMRNHPVTPMRDSNLIRLLEPQVTEKVGLITWETIRQGADAINKALTQLSSNKVRYIVTDALEDKDLITLAEACSKLSLITGGSGIALGLPEMYRKQGLLKTYNTPVSLPKITGGTVILSGSCSEATRGQLARLAAKNEENSDTSKAPAYPMFQLDPLKISTNPNFIKQAAQWAKEQLLNNRIPVLYASDAPEAVAAVQKALGQEASGALIENALGELATDLYQAGATHFIVAGGESSGAVVKALKVPALQIGQQIAPGVPWTVSVDTAGKQIAITLKSGNFGGIDFFEQAVALQP
- the otnC gene encoding 3-oxo-tetronate 4-phosphate decarboxylase, giving the protein MQSENEIRNKMVQTGRSFFERGLSGGSSGNMSALLPDGCLLVTPTGSSLGGLIPERLSKISPNGEHISGDKPTKEVFMHQACYASRPDCKAVVHLHSPYAVAISCLADLQPDDCLPAITPYFVMRIGSLPLAPYIKPGSEVIGEQIRTLLPGRVAVLLANHGPVVTGKSLDDAANNSEELEDSCRLFLMLKGHKVRLLTEEERLALINKN
- the otnI gene encoding 2-oxo-tetronate isomerase; the protein is MPKFAANLTMMFNEYKFEDRFSAAADAGFKAVEYLFPYDFEPDFLAKQLEKNNLTQALFNLYPGNWEKGERGLACLPGREDEFIKSVEKAIPYAKAFSCQRLHAMAGLTPQGIEKATLLKTYKENIAQAANLLKPHGITLCLEPINQRSMPGYFLNKQGDAVEIIKELNTEHGTDNVKLQFDCFHCQMEEGAVSLKLREFFPYTAHYQIAGVPERHEPNTGELNYAYIFNLIDELGYQGYIGCEYIPLAKTVDGLSWFTAL
- the ltnD gene encoding L-threonate dehydrogenase — protein: MSKQCYGVVGLGAMGMGMAQSMVKEGLETWGCDLNPKALETFKAAGGKVAKDVHELVSKADVIFLVVVNAEQVEAVLFTSGAFEKIKAGAVVIVCSTVKPEYAESVGERLAKRNILMLDAPISGGAVKASQGQITVMASGPQEAFDKAQKGLDAVAAKVYCLGKEAGKGSGMKVVNQLLAGVHIAAAAEALAFGIRMGLDPEKVYEVITNAAGNSWMFENRVPHILANDYTPLSAVDIFVKDLNIVLDTARKVSFPAPLSAAAHQQFIHASGAGFGREDDSAVIKVFPGIKLPKGK
- a CDS encoding GntP family permease, which encodes MEISSNQMALSLTVGIITLIVLILWTRIHAFPALLIAAILTGIVGGMGFLPVMESITKGFGSTLGSIGLIIGLGIMMGELFEISGAAKRMAKTFISFFGKGREEIALAVTGFIVSVPIFCDSGFVILSPLAKAISRRTGKSVITLGVALAAGLVVTHHLVPPTPGPVAAANNFGVSIGVMLIWGVLLAIPVTISAVLYARYIGNKIFRLPALDGEGYVNQPYPVGAGGKWLEERDDDATLPSAFMSFLPILAPVGLIVAGTLAKMFGLQGVLGTTIQGFGHPVVAVGIGLLIAIYGLTPGRFSRDEVVDAMDKSVRQAGIILFVTGAGGALGAVLRDSGAAKSVAEAIATLNLLPILLPLIIATIVRLLQGSGTVSMITASSIVAPMAPTLELDPVLGALACCAGSLFFGYFNDSYFWVVNRILGVSNVKEQIKIWSVTTTICWAVASTILIIASFIV
- the pdxA gene encoding 4-hydroxythreonine-4-phosphate dehydrogenase PdxA, producing the protein MNSTYKPLVGIPMGDPAGVGPEIVVMALSKPFVNAISRPVVIGDKKTLEQAMKITKINLTIKEITNVNQGDFKDGVLNLINLNNIDINKLELGKVQAMGGKAAFEYIKKSIEMALAKELDVLATTPINKESFKAANVPYIGHTEVLEDLTKTHNPLTMFQVKDLRVFFFSRHVSLKKACDLIKKDKMVEFIEKCTEAAKILGIENPRIAVAGLNPHSGEHGLFGDEEVKEIEPAVKIAREKGINVVGPVPADSVFHQGLIGRYDLVLSLYHDQGHIATKMVDFERTISLTNGMPFLRTSVDHGTAFDIAGTGKVSSVSMEEAIRLAAEYAPKFNKRA
- a CDS encoding four-carbon acid sugar kinase family protein, whose product is MDKIMIIADDLTGANATGVLLARERFKAITLLNYNDKELIKNFEVIALTTNSRGLEPKEAYKKVADAVDFLSSEPVSFFNKRIDSTLRGNIGAEVNAMLDKLPKHIAVVVASFPSSQRVSIGGFLMVGDIPLEMTAIAKDPKNPINTSLVSEIVESQTKRKTAYISLQSVLRGRECVLKDLIEHVKNGAEIVIVDASTDHNIKTIAEACYQSQLKIVTVDPGPFTYYYAKEFIGHTESKQAGKKIIAAIGSVSNLGRRQVQELRLNYDVLVEKIDSESLLDLNTKDSEIERVVKTIIKDIDNYRMFVLVTTLEEDDVLNLKQKALELNSSVEEISQTINKSIAQITHAIIDQTFGKIGGVYTSGGDVTVAFCQEANAKGVEVKDNIIPLAVYGRLIKGKYDRLPIITKGGMIGDDLTLVKCMEYLLTKTSTE